The Fulvivirga maritima genome segment CAGGTTACTGTGGTAGGAACCTTTTCTCCTTCAGGTATATTTACTATGGCGTATTTTTTACCTTCTTTATCTTCAGTGAAAAACACATTCTCGTAATTATAGGTAGGTGTTATTCTTGTGTTATAAATTGCCTTTCCGTTTTGATCTAACCAGTCACCAATTTTTGCCATTCGCTTCATGTCTTCTTCTCTCAACGTTCCATCTGGCTTAGGCCCAATTCCTAGTAATAGGCTACCACCTTTGGCTACAATTTCTACTAATGAATGAATGATTTTTGTAGATGATTTTAACTGATCATTAGGTACATAACCCCAATTGTTAGCCAGAGGAATGCAGCTTTCCCATGGGTTACTGATCTGATGGTCAGGAATGCTTCTTTCTGGTGTCTGATAGTTTTCATATGGACCATGAACTGTTCTGTCAACCACTAGCATTCCAGGCTGATTTTCTCTTGCCATAGCTGCTATCTTGGGTAAATCTATACTTTGCTCTCCATTTCTTACCATTCTACCAGGTCTTACCCAGCCACCATCTAACCACAATATATCTATGCTGCCATAGTCAGAAGTAAGTTCTTCTACTTGATTATAAGCAAACTGCTTGTATTTATTCCAACGCTCAGGATGAGCAGCAAGGTTATAGTTCACATTACGATCCCAAGAACCATATTTATCCCACCAGAAGTACTGTGAGTGCCAATCAGGCTTGGAGAAATATGCTCCAATCATCATGCCTTCGTTACGAAAAGCTTCAAACACATATTTAGCTACGTTAGCTTTGGGGTGGTCTGCAAAAGGACCATTAGTGATTTTGAAATCGGTTTGCTGAGTATCAAACATATTGAAGCCATCATGGTGCTTGGTGGTGAATACTACGTATTTCATACCAGCATCTTTAGCGGCTTCTGCCCATTTTTCAGGAGCAAAGTTTACAGGGTTAAACTCTTTGCTAAGTCCCCAATACCATTCTTTAAACTCACAGTAGCTCATAGAATCTTTACGATTGATCCAGTCTTCTGAGGTGAGCTCCCATGACTCTACCATGCCACCTTGTGCATATAAACCCCAGTGAATGATCATGCCGAACTTCTGATCTTGCCATTTATCCAGCTTGGCAAGTACCTTAGGATCTTCAGGCCAGTCGTATTCTGTAGACATACCATGTAAATTATTTTCCTGTGCGTTTACCCATACGGGAGCGCTCAGAAGAAAGAGAAGCATTAACGCTATATTCTTGCTCATAAATATTACCTTTAGTTTGAATGTATGATTGGACTCTTACTTACAATCTTAAATAAAAATCTTTAATTTTGGAAAATGTGTGCGCAAACATTTGTAAATTGCTCACAAGATATTAACATGTTTTCAGGAAATGACAGTTTTTAGGTTATTATCCTGATGTTTTAATCAACCCTTTAAAAAGAAAGAAATGAGAAATCACTTTTTACAACTTTTAATTTGGGCGGTGATATTCACAAGTGTCAGTTGTTCAACTTCCGTGCCGAAGGAAGAAGAATATAACTCCCCAATCAGTATTATTCCTGAGCCTGTTAGTTTAGAACAGGGAAAGGGAGCTCTTATTATTAATGAAAATACAAAGCTTTTATTTGCTAAAGATGATGAAGAGGCACAGAAAATAGCAGAATCTTTTGCTGATCAATTTAGTGCAGCATCAGGTATTAGCTTGGCTGTTGAAGAGAGTGCGGAAGGAAAAGTTGAAGGTGGTATCCTATTTAGCGTAAATGAAAACCTTGACGTACCTGAAGAAGGGTATGAGCTTAAAGTAGATGATGCAGGTGTTTCAATTGTAGGAAAAGACCATGCAGGGCTTTTTTATGGTATGCAGACATTAAAGCAATTACTGCCCCCTGCCATAGAAAGCACAGAAAAAGTAGAAGGCGAAAAGTGGTTAGTGCCATTGGTTTCTATTCAGGACTATCCGAGGTATAAATGGAGAGGTTTACATTTAGATGTATCCAGACATTTCAGTACGGTAGACTTTGTGAAAAAGTATATTGATAACATGGCTATGCACAAGCTCAATACTTTTCACTGGCATTTAACTGATGATCAGGGCTGGAGAATAGAGATCAAAAAATATCCTAAACTAACAGAAATAGGAGCTTATAGAGATGAGACTTTAGTAGGTCATGCTGGTTCTACAGAGTTTGACGGGAAAAGATATGGAGGTTTTTATACTCAGGAAGAAATTAAAGAAGTAGTGGCATATGCTCAGGAGAGACATATCACTGTGGTGCCAGAGATAGAACTACCCGGACATGCTACAGCCGCCGTGGCTTCTTATCCTGAATTAGGAGTTACAGGCAATAGGCCTAAAGTAGTTACCGAGTGGGGAGTATTCCTGGATATTTATGGTGTTCAGGATGAAACATTTGAGTTCTTACAAGATGTGCTTACCGAGGTAATGGAGCTTTTCCCAAGCAAATACATACACATAGGCGGAGATGAAGCATGGAAAGATCAGTGGAAAGCATCAGCAGAGGTACAAGAAAAAATTAAAGAGTTAGGTCTGAAAGATGAGCATGAATTACAAAGTTGGTTTATTACCAGAATAGAGCAGTTTGTGAATTCAAAAGGTCGTCAGATCATTGGCTGGGACGAAATATTAGAAGGAGGTTTAGCGCCTAATGCCGCTGTTATGTCATGGAGAGGTGAAGAAGGTGGTATTGCTGCTGCTAAGGAAAAGCATAATGTAGTGATGACTCCCGGAGGTTATGTGTATTTTGACCACTATCAGGGAGATCCTCAATTTGAACCATTACAAATTTCTGGATATACAACACTTGAAAGAGTGTACTCTTATGATCCTACCCCAGAGGTGCTTTCACCAGAAGAGCAAAAATATATTTTAGGAGCTCAGGCTAATGTATGGTCAGAGTATCTGCCTACATCAGAAATGGTAGAGTATGTGGTGTTCCCAAGATTAGCAGCTTTGTCTGAAGTGCTTTGGACTCCGTTAGAGAATAAAGATTGGGAAGCTTTCAAAGAAAAAATTCCTAATCAGTTGAAAAGGTATGATTACAGAGGAATTAATTATTCTAAAAGTATCTACTATGTTACTTATGACGTAGAGGATAAGGCCGGTACAGAGAAGCTAGTGGTTTCATTGAAAAACCAATTTGGACTCTCTAAAATGTACTATACTACAGATGGCTCAGAGCCTACCAAAGAGTCTTCTTTATATGAAGGTCCTCTATATCTTGATGAAGGAACTACTTTGAAGGCAGTAGCCATTCAAGATGGAGAGCCAATGTCTAAAGTGACTGAAATTACGGTAGAAAAGCCCAAAGAAGAGGAGAAGTAATAAATTAAAAATTGTGAATTAGAAACAAGGTAGGTGTAATGGAAGCCATTACTTTTGATGCCACCTTGTTTCTTTTATTTTTATTTCTGAATTATATTAAACTCCAAAATTAACCTAAGACAACACATGAAAAATAATAGAAGAGACTTTCTTAAGAAGTCTTCACTGGGAATAGGATTAGCCGGAGCAGGCTTTATGCCACTAGCCTGTAATTCTGAGAAAAAAGATAGCGCAGAAGGTGCTGCAGCCGCAGCCACCACTGAAAATGCAACCAGTGATTCTAAAGTAAAAAAGCCTGTAGTAATATCTACCTGGAACCATGGTATGCCTGCAAATGCTGCTGCCTGGAAGCTGTTGAAAGAAGGAGGCAATGCTCTTGATGCCGTAGAAGCGGGGGTAAGAGTACCTGAGAGTGACCCTGAAGTACGTACGGTAGGCTTAGGAGGATATCCTGATAGAGAAGGAAAAGTGACCCTTGATGCTTGTATCATGGATCAGCATAGTAATTGCGGATCTGTCGCTTTCTTGCAGGATATTGTCAATCCCATATCTGTTGCCAGAAAAGTGATGGAGGAGACTCCGCACGTAATGCTGGTAGGCGAAGGGGCACTTCAGTTTGCAGTGGAGCAAGGTTTCGAAAGAACTAATCTGCTTACGGAAGCTTCAAAAAAGGACTATGAAAATTGGTTGAAAGAGTCTAAATATCAACCAGCAATCAATATTGAAAACCATGATACCATCGGTATGCTGGCCTTAGACGAGCAAGGTAATCTATCCGGAGCTTGTACTACCAGCGGCGCATCTTACAAAATGCATGGTAGGGTAGGAGACTCTCCTATAATAGGTGCAGGCCTTTTTGTAGATAATGAAGTAGGAGGTGCTTGTGCTACCGGACTCGGTGAGGCAGTAATTAGAGTTTCAGGAAGTGCTATGGTGGTAGAAATGATGAGGCAGGGCGCTAGTCCTCAGGAAGCTTGTAAAACCATTGTAGAGCGTATTTATAAGAAGTTGAAGGATGTTGAAAACTTACAAGTAGGATTTTTGGCCTTAGATAAAAATGGAAATTATGGAGGTTATGCCATTCATAAAGGCTTCAACTATGCCATATATTCTAATACAGTAAATAACGAATTGATCGACGCCACAAGTATGTTTAGTTGATCTAATTTGATATTCAATTATAGAATTTGCTTGAAAGAGGCCTGTTTTAGGCCTCTTTTTTTTATAATATCTGCGATGGTGGGATTATTCTGCCCATCATAATGTAATGCTCTAATGCATTTTCTATTTGTTGTTTTGGCAGGTAGTGAGATGCTACTTTTAAGAAGTCCTTTGTAGTTAACTCTCTGTCTTTTTTTAAGTCCTCTTTCTAGTAGGCCTCTCATAAAATGTTGGTAGGTCTTATCTTCATCTTTTAATAAGGAAAGTTGCTTGTTTATATAAGCTGCAAACAACGCGCCTCTCTGGTATGGCAATCTTTCATAGTCATGATTATCCCAGAAGTGTTCTAATATTTCACTGTTTGCTATAGTGTTTGTTGGGTTACTTAGTAATTCTCGATAGGTGTCTGAAAGGGTGTTTTTTAAGTCCATTTCAGTAATTAGTCCGCTTTTTTTAAGTAAAAGCCATGTATTGTAATCAGTAAAGCCTTCATTAAACCATTGGTTTTCATTGCTCATGGAGAGATAACTGGAGCCGGTAAATCTGTGCATAATCTCATGAGATACAGTAAAAAGGACTTCGTTATTGGCCAGTATAGTGTCACCGGAATATTTTATATGGAAACCATTATTAAAAGCAGTTCCTGATACTTGATGATTGTCAATGTCCAAGAAAGGAGATGCAATTAGTGAGTACACTTTTTCATTTGTGTTGCCCCAAAATTCTGATATTGAAGGCATAAAAGCCTCAAAGTAGTTCATGAACCGATTGAAATTGTATGATTCTTCAGATTCCGTTCGTAGAACTATATAATTTTTGGTGGTACCCGTCATCCGTTCTTCTATATGTAAATTAGAGGCACCACAAACTAAAGCATCCATTCCTTTGGTCAGGCTAATGGTCACTTCCTGTTCAGGTTGCAGCTCTGGAGCGAAGCTGAAAAACAGAGGAAAAGCAGGTTCATTGATGTATTTTACGGACATTTTCATTTTATCGTATGCTCTCTTATAAACTTTTGGCTTTAGAAATAAAGAGTGGGACAAAGAGAAGAAATACGAGTCTGTGATGATTGGCCTAAACATTTCACCTACTACTTTTTGCTCAGGAGTATGGGTGTCAATGATATCATATTGTATAGAAACCGGTTCTTTGGTGCTGTGTATGAAGGTGATGGTGCTATTAGCAGAATCGATTTCAAATTTCACGCTAGCCTGAAGTTTTATAAGGCCTTTTAGTAAATCACTCATGCCTCCATAATACTTATTGCCATATTCAAAAGTGGTACTTCCTTTGGATTTAGGCTTGTATATCAGAGAAACATGCATGACGTTGGCATCCATGTCAAAAGTGTAATCCAAGTCAGCTTGAGCGGCTGCTGTTGATAGTGAAATAACTAAAAAAAATAGGGTACTCTTGATGAGCTTCATAGGTTTATTATGCTAAAAAATGGTTTGGGTTTAATCTTTAAATATAAGCTTTTAAAGTGGTTTATAGAAGGAGCATTTCATGTTTCTAATAAGGGTGAAATTATATTTAATCATTAAGATACAATAAAAAATGAGGCCGTCTCCAAAGTGTTCTTTTAGATGCGGCCTCATCAAGTAAACCATTAAATATTACTTGCCTTTTCTTGCCATTACTAGTTCGGTAATGTCACGTGAGTAATTAGCTACTCCTATTATGTTATCTTGTAAATCTTTAATAGGACAGTAGTAATTATAAATGTGAACAGCACCTTTTTCAGTATTGTAATCAATAGTAAAATCGATATTTTCACCTTTAAAAACTCTACTGATGATTCCTTTAATTTGATTTTTTTGACCTTCAGTTTGCTGCATGTCTATGAAGCTTTTTCCAGCTTCAGCTTTATTTCCATTTCGTACTAATATTTCCTGGAAAGGCTCATTGAAAAGGATAATGGTTCCAGCTTTATCCATAGTAAATAAAGGGTCAGGAATCACATTCATTACTTCTTTAAGATACTTTTCATTTTTCTGTACCTCTTTCATGATACGTTCCATCTCTTCTTGGGTAGCGGCAAGCTCTTCCATATTCTGTCTTAGCTCTTCTTCTTGCGCCCTAACTTCTTCTGCTTGCTCTTGTGTTTCTGCCAGCAGTTCGTTTTGTTTCATTCGGGCTACTTCGGCATCTGTAATATTTTTAGCGAATATTGAAGTGGCTACAATATCTCCATCTGTATTCTTAATGGGGCTATACATTACATTGAAGTAGTCCGTTTGCTTACCCATGATTTTTTCCACTTTGATCTCTATCATTTCACCTGCCAAGGATTTTTTAATAACAGACATATGTCCTTCTACTTCTTCTTTTTCAAAGATAGCATTGATAGGAGTTCCTTTTTCTATGTTTACACCCAGTTCTCTCCAAGCTTCATAAAAAGCTTTGTTAAAAGTGACTACCTGTAAATTTTTATCTACCGTAAAAACATGATCAGTGGTAGAGTCTATTACATCAGACATAAACTGCCTGTTGTCTTGCACTTCTTTAAGTATTCTCTCAACCTCTTCTTGTGTGGCAGAAAGTTCTTCCATATTCTGTCTTAGTTCTTCTTCCTGAGCCTTCATTTCTTCAGCTTGCTCCTGAGTTTCAGCCAATAGCTTCTTTTGCTGCATGTTAGCGACTTCTTCATCGGTAACATCTTTAGCAAATACCGCCGCAGCTACTACTTCTCCCTCTTGATTTTTTATTGTGTTATAAATAAGGCTAAAGTAGTGCTTTTTACCTGCTATAATCTTGTCGGTTTTAATCTCTGTGGCAATACCTTCATGTGCTTTTTTGATTAACTCGAGGTGTTTGTCTCGCTCGTCATCCTCAAAGAACTGGGCTATAGGCATTCCTTTTTTCAACTCAACACCCTGACTCTCCCATACTTTTTGAAATACACTGTTGTATATAAGTAGGTTGAAGTTTTTATCCACTGTGTAAATGGTGTCTGTAGAAGCATTAATCAAGTCATTCATAAATTGTTGACTGTCTTGTACTTCTTTTAGAATCCGCTCTATTTCTTCTTGTGTAGCAGAAAGTTCTTCCATGTTTTGACGCATTTCTTCTTCCTGCGCCTTCATTTCTTCTGCTTGTTGCTGAAGCTCTTCATGCGCCAGCTTGGTGTTAGTTACGTTTATGGCCAGCTTCAATACACTCTGAGCTTCTCCTTTATTATCTTTTATAACAGAATAGCTGCCTTGTATGTATACTTTCTTGCCATTTTTTCCATAGCGTACGTATTCACCATTATGAATTTTTCCTTTATTCAGATCACTCCAAAATTGAGCGTACTCAGGAGAGTCTCCATATTCTTTGTCTACAAATATTCTGTGGTGTTTACCTTCTATCTCATCCATGGTGTATCCCATCATGGTAAGGAAGTTGTCATTGGCGTTGCGAATAATGCCGTCAAGGTCAAATTCTATGGAAGCAATACCACTCTCATCTACAGCAGCCATTCGGCTTTCAACCTCACTGCTTTTTCGGGAAATCTCTTCCTGAGTAGCTTGAAGCTCTTCCATATTTTGTCTCATTTCCTCTTCTTGAGACTTAAGCTGTTCGGCTTGCTGTTGCGTTTCTTCAAGTAGGGTTTTTGTAGTCTCGTTTATTTGAGCGGTAGAAATTACTGATGCAATGCTTTCTGCCAATTTCTCTACAAACTCTATTTGATAATCTTTAAGCGTGTGGAAAGAAGCTAATTCTATTACGCCAAAAATATCCTCCTGTACTTTTAAGGGTACAATAAGAATGCAAGTAGGAGGGGCTGTTCCTAAACCAGAAGTAATGTTTACATATGCTTTAGGTACCTCTTTTAAGAAAATAGTGTTGCCCTCAACCCAGCACTGACCTACCAGGCCTTCTCCTTTAGTGATTTGCTTTTGCATGAACTTCTTCCGTTCATATGCATAGGCAGATTTTAGTTCCAAATGCTGATTGGCCGCTTCTCCCTCTATAACAAACAAAAAGCCCTGATTAACATTTAGGTAGCTAACCAGTTTGCTTATGATGCGCTCAGACAAGCTGTTGAGGTTGTTATCCGTTCTAAGAATTTCTCCGAACTCAGCAATACCTGTGTTCACCCAGTTACGCCTTTCATTATCTTCCAGGTTCGATAAAATTTGTTCTTTCATCTTCGAAAGCGTGAAAGCCAATTTATCTTCTTGAATGTCCAGATCTAATTCATGCTTAAAGTCGCCAGATGAAATGGCTTCTACATAAGAGGTGAGTTTTTCTATTCTCTCTCTTCTTCAGTACTTAGTTTTTGGCTACTTATAGCTGAGGCCTTTTCATTTTCTTTATAGACACTATATACTAAAATGCCCATTATAATAAATAGAAGTAATTCTGCTATGATGAGTACCACTGTCCATACTACTATAGATGACTCAAGGTTCTCAGCTGTTTCATCCAACAAAGTGCTCAGACTATTTAATGTCTTTACCAGTTTGGCTGCTTTATCTTCTATTAGAGCGGAGTTAAAAGCTACGTTCTCTGAAAATTGATCGTTTAACTCTTTAGATTCTGCCCAGGCTCTTTTTAATAAGCGATGAGTAGAGATGTCTTTAATATAAAAAGCATCCTTTTCTTCATAAGATGCTTTTAGAATTTCATGTGCTTTTTCAAATAGTTCAGCTTGTTTAAAAGCTTGCGTTTCGTCCTGGAGTTTTTCAAGCTCCAACCTTCCTTCTGATATGTTATTCCTGGCGGCATCTACACTCTCGGCTAATTGTAAATTAGACTGTTGTTTTCTGATATTACCGAGTTGATATTGAAAACCTAAAAAACCGATAACTAACCCTAAAATCAGAATCCCACCAAGGCCTTTGAAGTAATTATTTTTATTCATATAAAAAATGGTAGTGTTTGATATATATATAAATACGAAAAAAAATGCCAGAAAAGAAAGTGTTGATCTTAAGCTATTTAGGGATTCTGCGAAAGGGAAAAAGTCTCATTTTAGGAATTTAATTCCAGATACTGTATTAAAATAATATTTGATAAAAATTCTATGCCATAAAATGCTTTTATTTTCTAGGACATATAATAATTTATGATTATCCGTAATTAGTCATATGCTGTAATGTTAGCTATAACGAGCCTATCAAAGAGCTTATCACCAAAGTATCGTCTATTGAGTTTGTAAACAAACTCATCGAGATACAATTGAAGGTACTTTCCTTTAATCTTATGGTAGTTCCCTAGAAATGTTCTTTTGGCATTGCTAATGGTGATATGCACCCATTTAAGTGTCTCGTTAGTGGTTTGCTTATTAGATTTCTCAGTAATGTGAAGCTCTATATAATCAGCAATGTTAACATAGGAAGTGCTTTGGTCTGAAAAAACAATACTTTGTTCATCAATGGATGATTGTAATACATGATCTACTTCCTGTGAACTGTGGCCTTTAAGTACTTTAGCTTTGAAATAACGACATTGGCGTTCTTTTTTTCCTGTTTCCAAGTCTTCTAAAGGAGTAGATTCAGCCATTACTGCTACATTTTGTTTTCCTGCCGCTCCTCTACCTCTTTTCCCTTTATTCTTCTCGATCTCAGTTGATTCCACTGTAAAATAGCCCTCATCCATCTCAATCATTCCCTCTAAAGTGTATCTGGAATCTCGATTTCCCATGGCTTTTCTCAGTTTATGAACCATTGCCCATACGGGCTCATATCGTTTCAATCCCAATTGCTTCTGAATCTCCTTGCTGGAAAAACCTTTTTTGGTAACACTCATTAAAAACATTGTTTTGTACCAAACCAGAAAAGAAAGGTTAGAGTCTTGCATGATCGTGCCGCTACGTAAAGAAGTTCTACTTCGGCAAGCTTTACACTCATAGCTCCATCGGCTTTTTATCCAATAATGCTGATCATGACCGCAACGGTGACATATAACTCCTAACTTGTCTCGTTCTCCTTTAAAATGCTCTCTGCATGATTGTTCATCACTGAAGTGGGTAGTGAAACTGAATATATCCATACACTAATTTAATACTTTTTTTACATTATGGGTAATTACGGATAATCATATAATAATTAGTACTGGAATAAGTAAATCAGGAAATGAGCTTTATTTATTACTGATAAGTGGTATGGCAAAAGAAAAAATTAAAGGATAAGGAATTTAGATTTATAGGTAGAATTGTTTGCCTGAATATTTACCAAATAAACTCCCGGGCTTAGATCATTAATTGAGATTCTATTGTTTTTAAATCCACTTTGGATAAGTGTTTTGCCTTGCATGTTTACTATTTCATAAGTACCATTGCTAAGCGCCATGTTTTTAATGGTAATATATGAAATGGCAAATGTTACAGGGTTAGGTGATAGTATGATGGTTTCATTGGTATTGTTGCTTTCTGGAGCAATCATTTTTATGTCTAAAACTTTCTGATTGCCGTCAAAATCTGTTTGTGAAAGCTGATAGTAGGTTCTTACCATTCCAAAGTTTGTGTCTACCCATGAATATTCAGTCTGGGTTTCTTTACTCCCGGCTCCATTAATAGTGGCTAATGGTGTAAAAGTCTCTCCATCAAAGGATCGACTGATGGTGTAGTAATCATTGTTAATTTCAGAGGCGGAAGTCCATTGATTTAAAACTTGACTACCTGATAAAGTGGCTGTGTATTTAATTAATGAAACTGGGAGAGGAGTGCATCCGGTGCCGCAGCATCCATCAGGGCAATCGCCTCCATTTACACCGTTAAAAGGATCGTTGATGTCGCCATCATACCTAATAGTGCCATCACCAAAATCCATTGAACCTGCCTGATCATTATTAATATCATTACCAATATCTAATAGTCCACCATCGCTTATATCTACATTGCTGC includes the following:
- a CDS encoding alpha-L-fucosidase, giving the protein MSKNIALMLLFLLSAPVWVNAQENNLHGMSTEYDWPEDPKVLAKLDKWQDQKFGMIIHWGLYAQGGMVESWELTSEDWINRKDSMSYCEFKEWYWGLSKEFNPVNFAPEKWAEAAKDAGMKYVVFTTKHHDGFNMFDTQQTDFKITNGPFADHPKANVAKYVFEAFRNEGMMIGAYFSKPDWHSQYFWWDKYGSWDRNVNYNLAAHPERWNKYKQFAYNQVEELTSDYGSIDILWLDGGWVRPGRMVRNGEQSIDLPKIAAMARENQPGMLVVDRTVHGPYENYQTPERSIPDHQISNPWESCIPLANNWGYVPNDQLKSSTKIIHSLVEIVAKGGSLLLGIGPKPDGTLREEDMKRMAKIGDWLDQNGKAIYNTRITPTYNYENVFFTEDKEGKKYAIVNIPEGEKVPTTVTWEGNTPKKGSKIKMLSNGKKVSWKLNQGKVEITVPEKFISQNDTYPALAFEFNTEN
- a CDS encoding beta-N-acetylhexosaminidase → MRNHFLQLLIWAVIFTSVSCSTSVPKEEEYNSPISIIPEPVSLEQGKGALIINENTKLLFAKDDEEAQKIAESFADQFSAASGISLAVEESAEGKVEGGILFSVNENLDVPEEGYELKVDDAGVSIVGKDHAGLFYGMQTLKQLLPPAIESTEKVEGEKWLVPLVSIQDYPRYKWRGLHLDVSRHFSTVDFVKKYIDNMAMHKLNTFHWHLTDDQGWRIEIKKYPKLTEIGAYRDETLVGHAGSTEFDGKRYGGFYTQEEIKEVVAYAQERHITVVPEIELPGHATAAVASYPELGVTGNRPKVVTEWGVFLDIYGVQDETFEFLQDVLTEVMELFPSKYIHIGGDEAWKDQWKASAEVQEKIKELGLKDEHELQSWFITRIEQFVNSKGRQIIGWDEILEGGLAPNAAVMSWRGEEGGIAAAKEKHNVVMTPGGYVYFDHYQGDPQFEPLQISGYTTLERVYSYDPTPEVLSPEEQKYILGAQANVWSEYLPTSEMVEYVVFPRLAALSEVLWTPLENKDWEAFKEKIPNQLKRYDYRGINYSKSIYYVTYDVEDKAGTEKLVVSLKNQFGLSKMYYTTDGSEPTKESSLYEGPLYLDEGTTLKAVAIQDGEPMSKVTEITVEKPKEEEK
- a CDS encoding isoaspartyl peptidase/L-asparaginase family protein, which codes for MKNNRRDFLKKSSLGIGLAGAGFMPLACNSEKKDSAEGAAAAATTENATSDSKVKKPVVISTWNHGMPANAAAWKLLKEGGNALDAVEAGVRVPESDPEVRTVGLGGYPDREGKVTLDACIMDQHSNCGSVAFLQDIVNPISVARKVMEETPHVMLVGEGALQFAVEQGFERTNLLTEASKKDYENWLKESKYQPAINIENHDTIGMLALDEQGNLSGACTTSGASYKMHGRVGDSPIIGAGLFVDNEVGGACATGLGEAVIRVSGSAMVVEMMRQGASPQEACKTIVERIYKKLKDVENLQVGFLALDKNGNYGGYAIHKGFNYAIYSNTVNNELIDATSMFS
- a CDS encoding M61 family metallopeptidase, which codes for MKLIKSTLFFLVISLSTAAAQADLDYTFDMDANVMHVSLIYKPKSKGSTTFEYGNKYYGGMSDLLKGLIKLQASVKFEIDSANSTITFIHSTKEPVSIQYDIIDTHTPEQKVVGEMFRPIITDSYFFSLSHSLFLKPKVYKRAYDKMKMSVKYINEPAFPLFFSFAPELQPEQEVTISLTKGMDALVCGASNLHIEERMTGTTKNYIVLRTESEESYNFNRFMNYFEAFMPSISEFWGNTNEKVYSLIASPFLDIDNHQVSGTAFNNGFHIKYSGDTILANNEVLFTVSHEIMHRFTGSSYLSMSNENQWFNEGFTDYNTWLLLKKSGLITEMDLKNTLSDTYRELLSNPTNTIANSEILEHFWDNHDYERLPYQRGALFAAYINKQLSLLKDEDKTYQHFMRGLLERGLKKRQRVNYKGLLKSSISLPAKTTNRKCIRALHYDGQNNPTIADIIKKRGLKQASFKQIL
- a CDS encoding PAS domain-containing protein; translation: MKEQILSNLEDNERRNWVNTGIAEFGEILRTDNNLNSLSERIISKLVSYLNVNQGFLFVIEGEAANQHLELKSAYAYERKKFMQKQITKGEGLVGQCWVEGNTIFLKEVPKAYVNITSGLGTAPPTCILIVPLKVQEDIFGVIELASFHTLKDYQIEFVEKLAESIASVISTAQINETTKTLLEETQQQAEQLKSQEEEMRQNMEELQATQEEISRKSSEVESRMAAVDESGIASIEFDLDGIIRNANDNFLTMMGYTMDEIEGKHHRIFVDKEYGDSPEYAQFWSDLNKGKIHNGEYVRYGKNGKKVYIQGSYSVIKDNKGEAQSVLKLAINVTNTKLAHEELQQQAEEMKAQEEEMRQNMEELSATQEEIERILKEVQDSQQFMNDLINASTDTIYTVDKNFNLLIYNSVFQKVWESQGVELKKGMPIAQFFEDDERDKHLELIKKAHEGIATEIKTDKIIAGKKHYFSLIYNTIKNQEGEVVAAAVFAKDVTDEEVANMQQKKLLAETQEQAEEMKAQEEELRQNMEELSATQEEVERILKEVQDNRQFMSDVIDSTTDHVFTVDKNLQVVTFNKAFYEAWRELGVNIEKGTPINAIFEKEEVEGHMSVIKKSLAGEMIEIKVEKIMGKQTDYFNVMYSPIKNTDGDIVATSIFAKNITDAEVARMKQNELLAETQEQAEEVRAQEEELRQNMEELAATQEEMERIMKEVQKNEKYLKEVMNVIPDPLFTMDKAGTIILFNEPFQEILVRNGNKAEAGKSFIDMQQTEGQKNQIKGIISRVFKGENIDFTIDYNTEKGAVHIYNYYCPIKDLQDNIIGVANYSRDITELVMARKGK
- a CDS encoding IS1595 family transposase → MDIFSFTTHFSDEQSCREHFKGERDKLGVICHRCGHDQHYWIKSRWSYECKACRSRTSLRSGTIMQDSNLSFLVWYKTMFLMSVTKKGFSSKEIQKQLGLKRYEPVWAMVHKLRKAMGNRDSRYTLEGMIEMDEGYFTVESTEIEKNKGKRGRGAAGKQNVAVMAESTPLEDLETGKKERQCRYFKAKVLKGHSSQEVDHVLQSSIDEQSIVFSDQSTSYVNIADYIELHITEKSNKQTTNETLKWVHITISNAKRTFLGNYHKIKGKYLQLYLDEFVYKLNRRYFGDKLFDRLVIANITAYD